From Gammaproteobacteria bacterium, a single genomic window includes:
- a CDS encoding FAD-binding protein, which produces MNKILILAQHDGKTINQATAKAVAAAEQISGSIDLVVFADDISGISNEATKISGVNCVHAVQTENQNWKLATGISAKIAELAKDYTHIFGPSTTHGKDVMPCVAALLGQNQISDIMEVIDAKTFKRPIYAGNAVITVKSEHNQIVATIRAASFKAVDMTSGSASIETHTNIQSQPDSSYVSLQSGNSERPDLQTATKVISGGRGVGSKENFEIVYALADKMNAATGASRAAVDAGYVPNDMQVGQTGKIISPDLYMAFGISGAIQHLTGIKDAGTIVAINKDADAPIFEVADIGLVGDLFTIIPELTEKL; this is translated from the coding sequence ATGAACAAAATACTTATTCTTGCACAACACGATGGAAAAACCATTAATCAAGCTACAGCTAAAGCAGTTGCTGCGGCTGAACAAATTTCAGGCAGTATTGATTTAGTTGTTTTTGCTGATGATATTTCTGGAATTTCAAATGAAGCTACCAAAATTTCAGGGGTGAATTGCGTTCATGCAGTTCAAACAGAAAATCAAAACTGGAAATTGGCGACAGGCATTTCTGCTAAAATTGCTGAACTTGCAAAGGATTACACACATATATTCGGACCATCGACAACACATGGAAAAGATGTAATGCCTTGTGTGGCCGCACTACTCGGTCAGAATCAAATCAGTGATATTATGGAAGTGATTGATGCTAAAACATTTAAGCGTCCAATCTATGCCGGTAATGCTGTGATTACCGTCAAATCAGAACACAATCAAATTGTTGCAACTATTCGCGCAGCGTCATTCAAAGCCGTTGATATGACCAGTGGTTCTGCTTCGATTGAGACCCATACTAATATACAATCGCAGCCGGACTCTTCTTATGTATCTCTTCAATCTGGAAATAGCGAAAGACCTGATTTGCAAACAGCTACGAAGGTTATTTCCGGTGGTCGAGGTGTCGGAAGTAAAGAAAACTTTGAAATCGTCTATGCTTTGGCTGATAAAATGAACGCAGCAACAGGTGCTTCCAGAGCCGCAGTCGATGCCGGTTATGTTCCTAATGATATGCAGGTTGGTCAAACGGGTAAGATTATTTCACCAGATCTTTATATGGCATTCGGTATTAGCGGCGCTATTCAGCATTTAACCGGAATCAAAGATGCCGGAACAATCGTTGCAATTAACAAAGATGCTGACGCTCCTATTTTTGAAGTGGCTGATATTGGCTTGGTTGGTGATTTATTTACGATTATTCCTGAGTTAACTGAAAAATTGTAA
- a CDS encoding electron transfer flavoprotein subunit beta/FixA family protein, translating to MKILVAIKRVVDYNVRVQVKPDGSGVATDGVKMSINPFDEIAIEEALRIKEAGKADEVVVVTIGDSQAQQQLRTALAMGADRAILIESDGEIQSLKAATSLLNVVQSEQPGLVIMGKQAIDDDNNQTPQMLATLWKRPQATFVSKLEINGEKALATREVDEGLETIEIKLPAVISTDLRLNEPRFVKLPDIMKAKKKPLDTLNLADTLGDFSDKEITIEKFESPQPRSKGIMVESVDELVALLKEKGLA from the coding sequence ATGAAGATTTTAGTAGCGATTAAACGTGTTGTTGATTACAACGTACGTGTACAAGTCAAACCTGATGGTTCAGGAGTTGCTACAGATGGTGTTAAGATGAGTATTAACCCATTTGATGAAATAGCAATTGAAGAAGCCTTAAGAATAAAGGAAGCAGGCAAAGCAGATGAGGTTGTCGTTGTGACCATTGGAGATTCTCAAGCTCAGCAACAATTGAGAACTGCATTAGCAATGGGCGCTGACCGTGCCATCCTAATCGAATCAGATGGTGAAATCCAGTCTTTAAAAGCAGCAACCAGTTTGTTAAATGTCGTTCAATCTGAACAACCCGGTTTAGTTATTATGGGCAAACAAGCTATTGATGACGATAACAATCAAACTCCACAAATGCTAGCAACTTTATGGAAAAGACCTCAGGCGACATTTGTTTCCAAACTGGAAATTAATGGTGAAAAAGCTCTTGCTACCAGAGAAGTTGATGAAGGCTTAGAAACCATTGAAATCAAACTTCCGGCAGTCATTTCAACCGATTTAAGATTAAATGAACCTCGCTTTGTTAAACTCCCTGACATTATGAAAGCAAAGAAAAAACCATTGGACACATTGAATCTTGCGGACACTTTGGGAGATTTCTCAGATAAAGAAATCACAATCGAAAAATTTGAGAGTCCTCAACCCAGAAGCAAAGGAATTATGGTTGAATCAGTCGATGAACTGGTTGCATTACTAAAAGAAAAGGGGCTGGCATAA
- a CDS encoding FHA domain-containing protein, whose protein sequence is MKLVFPHKEHKDFELIGREFTIGSSEDADIQVDAVGVSPIHARIVNDDGVFSVNVDNPACMVSVNGKLVKDTKEVREGDLMIVAQVHCRLEAQQKQTEDDNRTRIRMALPKFVIRGVSGVYFGKTFPLRGKTSIGRHSDNDIFVNVDGISRKHAVISVTANGLEIEDLGSSNGTYVNGEKVTKAEIKVGDEIKLDNIRFLIQSPEMKAPEAPQKQSAKPSLNRGNVSVNQEGTTKSNAGKWIITIFVLLGAAAGAAWYLGYLDKFLA, encoded by the coding sequence ATGAAATTGGTATTTCCTCATAAAGAACATAAAGATTTTGAGTTAATTGGGAGAGAATTTACTATCGGTAGTTCAGAAGATGCTGATATACAGGTAGATGCGGTGGGTGTGAGTCCGATTCATGCCAGAATAGTGAATGACGATGGAGTTTTTTCAGTAAATGTTGATAATCCTGCTTGCATGGTATCGGTCAATGGAAAGTTGGTTAAAGATACTAAAGAAGTCAGGGAAGGTGACTTAATGATTGTGGCGCAGGTTCATTGTCGTTTGGAAGCACAACAAAAACAGACTGAGGACGATAACCGCACCCGAATTAGAATGGCGCTACCTAAATTCGTAATCAGAGGTGTTTCCGGCGTTTATTTTGGGAAAACATTTCCTTTGCGTGGGAAAACAAGCATAGGTAGACACTCTGATAATGATATCTTTGTCAATGTTGACGGAATTTCCAGAAAACATGCGGTTATTTCTGTAACTGCTAATGGTTTGGAAATTGAAGACTTAGGTTCATCAAATGGCACGTATGTAAATGGCGAAAAAGTGACAAAAGCTGAAATCAAAGTCGGTGATGAAATCAAATTGGATAATATCCGGTTTTTAATCCAATCACCGGAGATGAAAGCACCGGAAGCTCCTCAAAAACAATCAGCAAAACCTTCATTAAACAGAGGTAATGTTTCAGTGAACCAAGAGGGTACAACAAAATCCAATGCAGGAAAATGGATAATCACAATTTTTGTATTACTTGGTGCAGCAGCCGGAGCAGCATGGTATTTAGGCTATCTCGATAAATTTTTAGCATAA
- a CDS encoding FAD-dependent oxidoreductase, with translation MKETNVKDVNYFHKVVDCQYACPAHTPVPEYIRLISARRFDDAYMINWESNVFPGILGRVCDRPCEPACRRGRVEKEAVAICRLKRVAADYKQDIQSRLPEIPQNKNGKKIALIGGGPASLTVARDLMPLGYDIDLYDEQHKAGGFMRSQIPSFRLPEQVLDEELGYVLDMGVMTHFNHRVDSMKEMLAKDYDAIFVGTGAPRGRDLPKLEGRAEADANIHIGIDWLANVSFQHTTSIGKKVLVLGGGNTAMDCCRTALRLGGEDVRIVVRSPKADMKASPWEIEDAEKEGVPMYENHTPKAFVCENGKLVGMLFELVKAVYDETGKRSLVPTGEDDVFMECDDVLMALGQLNAFPWIERDLGIEFNDWDMPEVDKTTFQTSLSNIFVGGDAAWGPENIITAVAHGHQAAISIDKYCNQLDTRTRPEPGTTLISQKMGFHDWLYNASIADDLRYVVEHVDKDKALSSLKIEVEKGFTLEQGLKETQRCLNCDVQTVFEEDRCIECDSCEDICPTSCINFIENDDEPQLREKLKIPARNLEQDLMVSAELKTGRVMVKDENVCLHCGLCAERCPTGAWDMRKFLYKEAKAGG, from the coding sequence ATGAAAGAAACCAATGTCAAAGACGTTAACTACTTTCACAAAGTAGTTGATTGTCAATATGCATGTCCGGCACATACTCCTGTCCCGGAGTATATCCGCCTCATAAGTGCAAGAAGATTTGATGATGCTTACATGATTAACTGGGAATCAAATGTTTTCCCGGGAATTCTTGGCAGAGTTTGTGATCGACCTTGTGAACCGGCATGCCGAAGGGGAAGAGTTGAAAAAGAAGCTGTTGCAATTTGTCGTCTGAAGAGAGTTGCAGCAGATTATAAGCAAGATATTCAATCACGTTTACCTGAAATTCCTCAAAATAAAAATGGCAAGAAAATTGCTTTGATTGGTGGCGGTCCTGCATCTTTAACTGTAGCCAGAGATTTAATGCCTCTTGGATATGATATTGATTTGTATGATGAACAACATAAAGCCGGTGGTTTTATGCGAAGTCAGATTCCTTCGTTCAGACTTCCAGAGCAAGTATTAGATGAAGAGTTGGGATATGTACTCGATATGGGTGTAATGACTCACTTTAATCATCGTGTTGATAGCATGAAAGAGATGCTAGCCAAAGATTATGATGCAATTTTCGTTGGTACCGGTGCTCCTCGTGGCAGAGACTTGCCAAAATTGGAGGGCAGGGCGGAAGCAGATGCTAATATTCATATCGGTATAGACTGGTTGGCAAACGTCTCATTTCAACACACAACCTCAATCGGCAAGAAAGTCTTGGTGCTCGGTGGAGGAAATACAGCGATGGATTGTTGTCGAACGGCATTGAGATTGGGCGGTGAAGATGTACGGATAGTGGTTCGTAGTCCGAAAGCAGATATGAAAGCCTCTCCCTGGGAAATCGAAGATGCTGAAAAAGAAGGAGTGCCAATGTATGAAAACCATACTCCTAAAGCATTTGTTTGTGAAAATGGGAAACTGGTTGGAATGCTGTTTGAGTTGGTTAAAGCAGTTTATGATGAAACTGGTAAACGCTCATTAGTACCAACCGGCGAAGATGACGTTTTTATGGAATGTGACGATGTGTTAATGGCTTTGGGTCAGCTCAATGCATTTCCATGGATTGAACGTGATTTGGGCATTGAATTCAATGATTGGGATATGCCGGAAGTTGATAAAACGACCTTTCAAACCAGCCTGTCTAATATTTTTGTCGGTGGTGATGCGGCCTGGGGACCTGAAAATATCATTACCGCAGTAGCACACGGACACCAGGCGGCAATTTCTATTGATAAGTATTGCAATCAGTTGGATACCAGAACCAGACCTGAACCCGGTACAACTTTAATCAGTCAAAAAATGGGATTTCATGACTGGCTTTATAATGCTTCAATTGCAGATGATTTGCGTTATGTAGTTGAGCATGTCGATAAAGATAAAGCTCTATCCAGTTTAAAAATTGAAGTGGAAAAAGGCTTTACTTTAGAACAAGGCTTGAAAGAGACTCAAAGATGTTTGAATTGTGATGTACAAACGGTTTTTGAAGAAGACCGATGTATCGAGTGTGACTCCTGTGAGGATATTTGCCCGACTAGTTGTATCAACTTCATAGAGAATGATGACGAACCGCAACTGAGAGAAAAGCTAAAAATTCCGGCTAGAAATCTTGAGCAGGATTTGATGGTTTCTGCTGAACTCAAGACAGGACGAGTGATGGTAAAAGACGAAAATGTCTGTTTACATTGTGGATTATGCGCCGAAAGATGCCCGACCGGAGCATGGGATATGCGTAAATTTTTATACAAAGAAGCAAAGGCAGGTGGTTAA
- a CDS encoding 2-oxoacid:acceptor oxidoreductase subunit alpha, translated as MKKISATNDFVILFANINGSGSASANNLFAKAVFRLGIPVSAKNIFPSNIQGLPTWFEVRVSEKGYLGRRAGYDFVVAINGQTLVKDYNELESGGYFFYDSSKPLPSNLSRDDITEIGVPLTEICNNNYQDPRLRQIFKNIIYVGALAYLFDMDFSVFEESIKTQFAKKQKLIEPNINALKLGYDYAKEHYQSVCDLRIHRRDLVGDQIMIDGNSALALGALYAGVTIVGWYPITPSTSVIEAFEKYCHKFRIDEKTGKNKFAIIQAEDELAAIGIVIGASWNGARAFTATSGPGLSLMSEFLGLAYFSEVPVFLADIQRSGPSTGMPTRTQQSDIISAAYASHGDTKNVLLIPSTPTECFEMAGIGLNLAERLQTPVIMLSDLDLGMNVHMTDKITWDDSQVYDRGKVLNYDDLENMKERWGRYLDVDGDGIPYRTIPGTHPMKGSYFTRGSSHDEYAVYTEDGTVYARGMERLLIKWETAKKLVPKAEIIEHGNDMGIIYYGTSSFAVNEADDLLKQQDCQLDEMRIKSFPFGEEVEKFVKSHSTIFVVEQNRDAQMKSLLVNELQVAPTKFISVLNIDGMPITAQYIAEEILAKLKNKDSLKVVQ; from the coding sequence ATGAAGAAAATTTCCGCAACGAATGATTTCGTAATACTCTTTGCAAATATAAATGGTTCCGGTTCAGCTTCGGCGAATAATTTATTTGCTAAAGCTGTTTTTCGCCTTGGTATTCCGGTTTCAGCAAAAAATATTTTTCCTTCAAATATTCAGGGACTGCCTACATGGTTTGAAGTTCGTGTCAGCGAAAAAGGCTATCTTGGACGCAGAGCTGGTTATGACTTTGTGGTTGCAATCAACGGTCAGACCTTGGTTAAAGATTATAATGAACTGGAAAGTGGTGGTTACTTTTTTTATGACTCATCAAAACCGCTACCTTCAAATTTATCTCGTGATGATATTACAGAGATTGGAGTTCCGTTAACTGAGATATGCAATAATAATTATCAAGACCCCAGACTCAGACAAATTTTTAAAAACATTATTTATGTCGGTGCATTGGCATATTTGTTTGATATGGACTTTAGTGTTTTTGAAGAGTCTATCAAAACTCAATTTGCTAAAAAACAAAAGTTAATTGAACCTAATATCAATGCTTTGAAGTTAGGCTATGATTACGCCAAAGAACATTATCAAAGTGTGTGTGATTTGAGAATCCATCGTCGTGATTTGGTTGGTGATCAAATTATGATTGACGGTAATAGTGCATTGGCATTGGGAGCATTATATGCCGGTGTAACGATTGTTGGATGGTATCCAATTACACCTTCGACATCTGTTATTGAGGCTTTTGAAAAATATTGCCATAAATTTCGTATTGATGAAAAGACCGGGAAGAATAAATTCGCAATTATTCAAGCAGAAGATGAATTGGCTGCGATTGGAATTGTCATTGGCGCATCATGGAATGGAGCGAGAGCATTTACGGCAACATCAGGTCCGGGTTTGTCATTAATGAGCGAATTCTTAGGTTTGGCTTATTTTTCTGAAGTGCCTGTTTTTCTGGCAGATATTCAGCGCTCAGGACCGAGCACAGGAATGCCGACCAGGACTCAACAGTCTGATATTATTTCTGCTGCTTACGCTTCCCACGGTGATACTAAAAACGTGTTATTAATTCCATCAACCCCAACTGAATGTTTTGAAATGGCAGGAATTGGTTTGAACTTGGCAGAACGATTACAAACTCCGGTGATTATGCTAAGCGATTTGGATTTGGGCATGAATGTCCATATGACAGATAAAATAACTTGGGATGATTCACAGGTATATGACCGGGGCAAAGTTCTGAATTATGATGATTTGGAAAACATGAAAGAGCGATGGGGACGCTATTTGGATGTCGATGGCGATGGTATTCCATACCGTACTATTCCAGGGACTCATCCGATGAAAGGTTCTTATTTTACTCGTGGTTCATCCCATGATGAATATGCTGTTTATACTGAAGATGGAACTGTCTATGCTCGTGGAATGGAGCGTTTACTAATCAAGTGGGAAACGGCAAAAAAATTAGTTCCAAAGGCTGAAATAATTGAACATGGTAATGATATGGGAATTATCTATTACGGCACCAGTTCTTTTGCAGTAAATGAGGCAGATGATTTGTTGAAGCAACAAGATTGTCAATTGGATGAAATGCGGATTAAATCTTTTCCGTTTGGTGAAGAAGTTGAAAAATTCGTAAAATCCCATTCTACAATATTTGTTGTTGAGCAGAATCGTGATGCGCAAATGAAATCATTATTGGTCAATGAACTACAAGTTGCTCCGACAAAATTCATCTCAGTATTAAATATTGACGGGATGCCGATAACCGCCCAATATATTGCAGAAGAAATACTGGCAAAACTTAAAAACAAAGATAGTCTAAAGGTGGTTCAATGA
- a CDS encoding 2-oxoacid:ferredoxin oxidoreductase subunit beta: MSYLKSNFRHPDSEVNELGYTMRNYEGVISTLCAGCGHDSISAAIARSYFEMNIEPHKIAKTSGIGCSSKTPAYYLGKAHGFNSVHGRMPSITTGANMANRNLQYIGVSGDGDTASIGMGQFAHVVRRNLNMIYIVMNNGCYGLTKGQDSATADVGSKTKKGVANQFSSIDLCQLALQLGAGYVARGFSGDKKQLIPLIKGAIEHNGFAFIDVISPCVTFNNTPQSTKGYEYVRDHLEATGTIDFVPPRQELKIIHPEGTSKEVTLHDGSRLILQKNENDYNLGTKREAMNAIEAIREENKILTGLIYLNENTTDTHEMIHSVDESLNSLTKEDLCPGSAVLDALNEGLR; the protein is encoded by the coding sequence ATGAGTTATTTGAAATCGAATTTCAGACATCCTGATTCGGAGGTCAATGAACTGGGATACACCATGCGTAATTACGAAGGTGTTATTTCAACTTTGTGCGCCGGATGCGGGCATGACTCTATTAGTGCAGCAATTGCTCGTTCCTATTTCGAGATGAATATCGAGCCCCATAAAATTGCAAAAACTTCAGGGATTGGATGTTCTTCTAAAACACCTGCTTATTATCTTGGTAAGGCTCACGGCTTTAATTCAGTCCATGGAAGAATGCCGTCAATTACTACCGGAGCTAATATGGCAAATAGAAATTTGCAATATATTGGAGTTTCCGGTGATGGCGATACCGCATCCATCGGTATGGGGCAATTCGCACATGTGGTTCGCAGAAATCTGAATATGATTTATATCGTCATGAACAATGGTTGTTATGGTTTAACCAAAGGGCAGGATTCTGCTACCGCAGATGTGGGTTCAAAAACAAAAAAAGGAGTTGCTAACCAGTTTTCTTCCATTGATTTATGCCAACTGGCTCTACAACTGGGAGCAGGGTACGTTGCCAGAGGATTTTCTGGAGATAAAAAACAACTGATTCCACTGATCAAAGGAGCTATTGAACATAATGGATTTGCTTTTATTGATGTCATTTCTCCATGCGTGACGTTTAATAACACACCGCAATCGACTAAAGGTTATGAATATGTTCGTGATCACTTAGAAGCGACGGGAACAATTGATTTTGTACCACCGCGTCAGGAATTAAAAATCATTCACCCTGAAGGAACAAGCAAAGAAGTGACACTTCATGATGGCAGCCGACTCATTTTGCAAAAGAATGAAAACGATTACAATCTGGGAACTAAAAGAGAAGCAATGAATGCTATTGAAGCTATACGTGAAGAGAATAAAATTCTCACCGGTTTGATATATCTGAACGAAAATACAACGGATACTCACGAAATGATTCATAGTGTGGATGAATCGTTAAATTCATTAACTAAAGAAGATTTGTGTCCGGGGTCTGCGGTTCTTGATGCTTTGAATGAGGGTTTGAGATAG
- the hflD gene encoding high frequency lysogenization protein HflD, giving the protein MRNKTIALAGICQAAYFANELASTGKVRDLNGFEASLNSLYVIDCDDISEIYSNDLNNLTTGLRTLTYAFNRDSDYLTVLRYTLTLITLERKLNKHSEYLNAISKGLNESRTLQTQEDPFSIPVLTKLANIYSSTISLLQPRIILNGKPEHLKQTVITEKIRAILLAGIRSAVLWSQMGGTQWQLLFKRKALIEEAEKLKRGSI; this is encoded by the coding sequence ATGAGAAATAAAACCATAGCATTAGCAGGAATTTGCCAGGCAGCCTATTTTGCCAACGAACTGGCATCAACGGGAAAAGTAAGAGACTTGAATGGTTTTGAAGCGAGTCTGAACAGCCTGTATGTTATTGATTGTGATGACATTAGTGAAATCTACTCGAATGATTTAAACAATTTGACAACCGGGCTAAGAACATTAACTTATGCTTTTAATCGTGATAGTGATTATTTGACCGTTTTACGTTATACATTGACTCTCATAACATTAGAAAGGAAACTCAACAAGCACAGCGAGTATCTCAACGCTATCAGCAAAGGACTCAATGAGTCCAGAACACTACAAACTCAAGAAGACCCTTTTTCAATACCGGTACTAACAAAACTGGCAAATATTTACAGTTCAACGATCAGTCTGTTGCAACCAAGAATTATTCTCAACGGAAAACCGGAACACCTCAAACAAACTGTAATTACTGAAAAAATCAGAGCTATACTTCTAGCAGGAATTCGTTCTGCTGTTTTATGGTCACAAATGGGCGGAACTCAATGGCAGCTATTGTTCAAACGCAAAGCCTTGATTGAAGAAGCTGAAAAACTTAAAAGAGGTAGTATTTAA
- the mnmA gene encoding tRNA 2-thiouridine(34) synthase MnmA: MTSKEKIIVGMSGGVDSSVSVALLQQQGYDVEGMFMKNWEEDDTLETCSADDDVKDAQSVADKLGVKLHLRNFASEYWDNVFEDFLQEYRIGRTPNPDILCNKEIKFKTFLESAQDLGANFMATGHYVDKDFHDGKYRLLKGKDQNKDQSYFLYTITQEQLAYSIFPLGKIEKSVVRDVAQSLDLIVHDKKDSVGICFIGEKNFQNFLSHYLKHNPGNIIDENNRVIGKHDGLMYYTIGQRQGLGIGGVKDAPQLPWFVAAKNHHENSLIAVQSGDNPLLLSSELVADKLNWISGEEPTFPLKCKAKTRYRQSDQSCTLEKVGSDTIKVTFDTPQRAVTPGQSVVFYDGEVCLGGGIIQYTDTLNEKCEFWKSKK; the protein is encoded by the coding sequence ATGACATCAAAAGAAAAAATAATTGTGGGTATGTCAGGCGGAGTTGATTCTTCCGTTAGTGTCGCATTGCTTCAACAGCAAGGGTATGATGTTGAAGGCATGTTTATGAAAAATTGGGAAGAAGACGACACATTAGAAACATGCAGTGCTGATGATGATGTAAAGGATGCACAGTCAGTTGCAGATAAACTTGGCGTTAAACTACATCTGAGGAACTTCGCCTCAGAATATTGGGACAATGTTTTTGAAGATTTCCTGCAAGAATATCGTATTGGTCGCACTCCCAACCCAGACATTTTATGTAACAAGGAAATCAAGTTTAAAACCTTTCTGGAAAGCGCTCAGGACTTAGGTGCCAATTTCATGGCGACCGGTCATTATGTCGATAAAGATTTTCATGATGGGAAATACCGATTATTGAAAGGAAAAGATCAAAATAAAGACCAAAGTTATTTTCTTTACACAATCACCCAGGAACAACTCGCCTACTCTATTTTTCCTTTGGGTAAAATTGAAAAATCAGTGGTTCGGGATGTTGCTCAATCACTTGATTTAATTGTTCATGACAAAAAAGACTCTGTGGGAATTTGTTTTATCGGCGAGAAAAACTTTCAAAATTTTCTTTCTCATTATCTCAAGCACAACCCCGGAAATATCATTGATGAAAACAACAGAGTGATTGGCAAACACGATGGTCTCATGTATTACACCATTGGACAAAGACAAGGTTTAGGCATTGGTGGCGTCAAAGATGCTCCTCAACTACCTTGGTTTGTTGCTGCAAAAAACCATCATGAAAACAGCTTAATTGCTGTTCAATCCGGTGATAATCCGTTACTACTTTCAAGTGAACTTGTTGCCGATAAATTAAATTGGATTTCCGGAGAAGAACCAACTTTTCCTCTCAAATGCAAAGCCAAAACACGTTATCGTCAATCGGATCAATCTTGTACTCTTGAAAAAGTAGGTTCTGACACAATTAAAGTAACCTTTGATACACCACAAAGAGCTGTCACTCCCGGACAATCGGTTGTGTTTTATGATGGTGAAGTTTGCCTAGGTGGTGGTATAATTCAGTACACAGATACACTCAATGAGAAATGTGAGTTTTGGAAGTCAAAAAAATAG
- a CDS encoding NUDIX hydrolase, with protein MKDIWIPHVTVATIVEKDNKFLMVEESLHGQKLLNQPAGHLDKGETLVEAAIRETLEESAWKVEITHLVEFSQWTSPNSDTHFLRACFAGKPLEHFPNQELDEGIIRSLWLTRDEVEENSHRLRSPLVLHHIDHYLKGKKYDLDFFSYYD; from the coding sequence ATGAAAGACATTTGGATTCCTCATGTAACCGTCGCTACAATTGTCGAAAAAGACAACAAGTTTCTCATGGTTGAAGAAAGTTTGCATGGACAAAAACTACTAAATCAACCAGCCGGACATCTTGATAAAGGTGAAACTTTGGTTGAAGCGGCTATCAGAGAAACTTTGGAAGAAAGTGCCTGGAAAGTTGAAATTACGCATCTGGTAGAATTTTCTCAATGGACTTCACCTAACAGTGATACACACTTCTTACGTGCCTGCTTTGCGGGGAAACCATTAGAACACTTTCCTAATCAGGAATTGGATGAAGGAATCATCCGCAGTTTATGGCTCACTCGTGACGAGGTGGAAGAAAACTCTCACAGGCTCAGAAGTCCTCTGGTTTTACATCATATTGATCATTACCTGAAAGGTAAAAAATATGATTTGGATTTTTTTAGTTATTACGATTGA